The sequence TTTGCggaggcagaagcacagataACCTTTCAGAGTCGTGGCCATTCTCACCTGTAGAGGTCATGGCCTCTGAGCACCCTCCCCTGACCAGGCAGGTCTCCACTTCATCCTCACACCAGCGGGGAGAGAGCTGGACGGGAGTGAGCGGGGCTCGGTTCTAGTGTTCTccctgccgggggtggggggtgcttggGAAAGATGGACTGCCTCATGTGTGAAATGGGGATGGGAAGGGTATGATACAATTCTAGTaagcccctccctccttctctctttccctccttccttctctctgtccttccctccctccctcccctccctccctccctccctcatcttcctcctttccttccctccttacccctccctctgtccctctcttcctCATTTACTCCACATAAAGGGGATGCTTGAAGACTGAGGCAACAGGAAGAAGTTTGGCTTCCCTAAGACggcgttgggggggggggtgctgggagaCAAGCACAGTGGACATGATCTTGAACCAGGCTTTCCCACAGCCCACAGCAGGGCAGCGCTGGGGGAGTGGTGCTGTGCCTTTGAGGAGGAAATGCTTGGCTGCAGAAAATGGGGGCATAACTGAGCCCTAAGAACTTGTGTGCCTTGGGGCTCACAGGGAAGGAGCCTCTCCCACGTTGGTTCCTTGGACCAGGAGCATCTTAGCGACTCAGAGACCCTTTCCGGTGTTCTGGGCGGAGATAATTCCCACCGCACCCCACCACGGCTCAGATGAGGTTCGAATGCGAGGTAGGAAGAGAGAGTGTCACCCGGACTAGATATGAGATCAGAGCGTCACCCACACTAGAAGTGTCCTGCCGGCAGGTGGGCACGAGCCTGTTTGAGCCGGTTTAGAATAGAACAGGTGGCGGCCCAGTACCTGCTGGTCTCAGCCACATTCTCACCAGTGAGGGTAGGGACTACCGCCCACTGCCGGGCCTGGAGAATTTTACATTCCGCACAGTTTTATTTACAGAATCGTTCTGCGGCTACAAGAAGGAAATTTTCAAAAACTCCCCTGCTTTAATGTGAGGGCTTTCGGGCTACAATAAAAACAATGGacgtctgtgtgtgtgcatgcgcgtgcACGTCTGTGCAAACGCTTGTGTTGTGGGGGAGGGACCACAGGTCCACACTCAGGCCTCCagactcccccatccccccaccggGACTTTGTTCCCTCCCCTACTACACCAATCAGAGCCAGCTTCCAGACGGAGGCTCCTCCCCGCCTTCAACTTTGACTCCCAGGCTGTCAATCAAGTCGGCCCCCTCATTGATGGGGCCTGGAATTATCAGGGGTCGAAGCCTCGAGGGTCATGTCTTCCCTTGTCTTTGTCTGCCAGCCTCTGTCCCCACTTTGCTGATACTAGCACCCCACTTTTCCTTCAAGGAACCATCTCCCCCACGTCTGTCCACATGGTTGGGTGAAGCTGACCCCCACCCACCCTGACTCCAGGGGCTGGTACTTGCCCCAGGCCTGGGCATCAGAATCTTGCCGCCTTCCAGCTGCGGATGGCCATGCAACCTTGCTGAGCCAAGAAGAGCCCACCCAGGCCACTGTTCCTGGAACAGAAGGACCTGGACCATGGACTTAGGTCAGAGGACTCACCGATGAGGTCGAGGAAGGAGAGGCTGACAAGGAGGTTGGTCGCCCAGTTGAAGCTGTTGCAGAAGGCGAAGGCTCTGCCTCGGATCTCCACGGGATAGATCTCGCTGAGGACAAGCCAGGTCACTAGGACAGCAACGCAGGGAGGACTCATGGGCTGGGGCGGGAACCGGGGCCTGGCACCCATGGTCCAGCGGGCAGCCCCCCAACAATGTGACTCCTCAGAATCTCGGCCTCGGGACACCCAGTCCTCCCCTGGCCTCCCCCACACTGCTGCAAGAaacctttcctccttccctccctccctcccttcttttttaagattttatttatttgacagagagagagagcataagcaggagaaaCAGCAgatggcagcaggagagagaacccaatgtggggctcaatgccaggaccctgggattatgacctgagtagaagggaGACAcggaaccgactgagccatgcaggtgcccccagaaccCCTTCTGAGTTAACCCGTTGAGTGTTCTACCCAGGGGCAAACTGAAGTTTCATGAAGCCTGAAACTTAAATAATTAGGGACCCTTTAtaagaaaactaaacaaaagccTACAAACAGAAAATTGGGCCCGTGGAAGGAGTGCCCGCATCAGCAAGGAGCCCTAAAGTGTAAGCTTCCCTGGCATTTCGGTCAAGTCACCTCCAGTGTCCCTCTGAGACCCTGACTGACAGGGTCCCCGACCTTCccgctgggtggggtggggtggggggctgcagaGTCCCTGCCAGAGAACACCCGCCTACCTGGTCCAAACCCGAAGGAGAAGGCGCTCACGAAGACCATCATGCAGACCAGCGCGGCCCAGTGCAGCGCGGCGCGCTCCGGGGCGGAGGGGGGCGTGGGGGTAGCGGTGCCCAAAACAGGCCACGGAGGGGCTGTGGGGGTCTTGATTTTCTTAGAGGCTGGCAAGCCTGGCTCCCCTGGCTTCTGGCGGGTCGTTGGTGGGGGGTGTGGAGTGACAGGCCTCCGGGGCAGGCTTGAGTCTCCAGGGAGGCCAGACGGCCCGCTGGCGTTGGGCACAGCCAGGCAGCCTGGGCCGGAGTCCATGGGCACAGCCAAGCTCACGAGGCCGATGCCACTGACCGAGAGGGCCATGAGGGCACAGCCAGCCAGTAACAGCGCCCTGCGGCCCGCTCGGTCCACCAGCCCCAGTGCCATCAGGGTAGCCACTACCTTCACGGCGCCGAGCCCCACGGAAGCCAGCACGGCGGAGGAGGCCCCACGGAAGCCGACCGAGTGGAAGACGGTGGAGGCGTAGCATAGCACGTTGGGCTGCCCCGTTAGCTGCTGGAAGATCACCAGTCCCAGGCCCACCACGGTCCGGCCTCGCATGTTATCCCGGGCCCTGAAGAGGTCCAGAAGGGAGTAGCTCGGCCTCGCCAGCTTGGGGGCCTCACTTCCCTGGAGAGGAATGAGGTCCCTGCAGGGTGCAGCCTCAGTGGTACCggcagggagacaggagaggcTGAGGGACTGCAGCAGAGCAGGAGCCACGGCCCAGCCGAACATATGCCTCCACCCTCCGGGGACGCCAGCCAGGGCGTAGTTGAGTGCATAGGACAGCAGGATCCCCAGGGTGATGCCGGCCTCGTAGAGGGACACCAGCACTCCCCGCTGCCGTGGCCCCACCAGCTCCGCCACATAAATACAGCAGGccatggaggagagggagatggcAAAGCCAGCCACCAGGCGGCCCAGGACCAGCCAGGCCAGGGACCCAGCCAGGCCCAGGCTCACACTGCCTGCCAGGAGCACTCCATTGCTGCCGAGGATGGCTTGTTTCCTGCCATAGCGGTCGATGAGGACGCCCCCCACCAGGGAGGCCAGGAGAGCCCCCAGGAGCAGGCTGCCCACCAGGAGCTCCTGCTCCAAGCAGGATAGCCCGAAGTCCAGCTGCAGGGGCAGCAGGGCGCCTGATATGACCGCCAGTTCGTAACCAAAGGTCAAGCCACCCAGCAGAGACACAGAGGCACACAGGGGCAGGAGCAGTTGGGGACGGCctggaaaacaaaagcaacaggAGCAGAGTTCAGGATGGTTCCTTGCCACAGCATCCATCCCTGAACTTCCCCTCCATCTGTCAAGCCCTCCTGTATCCATCCAGCTACCCACTCTGTTCCCCtgtccattcacctattgatctATCCATCTCTCATCCATCCTTCCACTCCTTCCTTCATCCACCCGCCCCTCCACCCAACTACTGTCATTCATCTCTctacccactgatccacccatccatccatccatccatccacttcttccatcatctctccatccatccatcacttCACCTTTCACCGACCGACTCCATCCACTCATTCACTCTTCCATCTACTCCGGCATGCATTcatgcatccatccattcacccattgtCTAGTCAtcctcttcattcttcattcatctcctccattcctccatccctccctccctccacccatccctccatccatctccTTCATCCCTCTATCCCTCCATCCATTCCTCCATCCATCTCTTCATCCCTCTATctatccctccatccctccatccatttccttcatccctccatccctccaccatccatccatccacccatccacttcttccttcatccctccatccatccgtCACTTCACCTGTTCACCGACCGACTCCATCCACTCATTCACTCTTTCATCTGCTCCAGCATGCGTTCATgtatccatccattcacccattgtCTAGCCATCCTCTTCATTCTTCATCCAtctcctccatccctccatccatccctccatccatccctccatccatccactccATCCATTTATCCAGCCATCCGCCGGCCCACGCACACATTCATGCATCCATCACCTGTCCTCCATCTAccgatccatccatccatccactccaTCTCATCACCCATCCACCCCTTCATCATCCATCCATTGGCTCTAGCTAGCACATACTCATCCATCCATTCGTCCATTCAAATACTCTTAAATTCACCATCCATCTGTTTCTTGATGCATCTACCCAAAATACAGCCATTCAGCCACCAGTCTTTGTATTCCATCCCCTGCGTACCCATCCACACACTTGCCCATCCGTCCGTGCATCTGCCCATCCAGTCATTCAAAAACTTACTTATCTGGTATCTACAACATGCCAGACAGTGTTCTTGGAGCTGGCAATACAGTGGTGTTGCCAAGCACCTGACATTCTAGTAGGAAAAGGCAGACAATAAGTAAATCTATACATAACTTCCAGGTGGTAATAGATGTCATTCTGAAAAGCAGGGAAAGTGGATTGAAAAGGATGGAGAAGTTCTGTGTTAAATAGGGTAGTCAGTTAAGACCTCTCAAAGAGAGAAGATTTGAGCAGAGATCTGAATTGAGTGAGAGTGAAAGCCATGTAAAATCTGGGAGAAGAACATTCTagacagaaggaacagcaaaaacaaaggccctgaggcaagacAGTTTTTGGTATGTTTGAACAATAACCACTAATATTAATAGCCAGTGCATACAGGACACTAAGTGCCAGGCTCTGTTTTAAGAACTTTACAcacatttactcatttaattctttttttttgttgttgttaagattttatttatttgtccgagagagagacaggaagcaagcgcacaagtagggggagtggtaggctgaggaaaaagcaggctccctgctgagcaagcagcccaatgcgggattctgtcccagaatcctgggatcatgacctgagccaaagacagacattcaattgactaagccaccaaggtgtccctacCCATTTCCTTTTTACAACAACCCTAAAACACATTATGATTAGCATCATCCTCcaaggctcagagatgttaagaAACTTTCTTATGGTCACACAGCAAGTGCGTGACTGATGCAGCTGGAGAGTGCTGGCTTTTAATCACTGTGTTTTCAGTAAGGTCAGGGTGGCAAGAACCATAGGAGATAATgaggcagaagtaggcagggGCCAGGTCACATGGAACTTTTTAGGtcatgaagaaaataatgaatttcaTTTGCAGTGGATGGAGGCAAGTGTTGGGAGGCTTGAACTGAGCAGAGGGTGTGGTCACCAGCACATATGGCTCCTGAGCACTTAACATGGGCTCACGTGAtgaaggaactgaattttaaaattgtatttaattttcatgaattgaaatttaaaaacagccacatgtggctcgCAGCCCCCATACCGGCAATGCAGGTACAGGTTACTCTTAATGCTTAATTCACATACTTGCACTTACATACTTCTAGAAGCATCTAGATTAATAAAGCAGTATCTATCTCACTCACACCCATCCTGGGCCTGACAAGAACATTCATAATACTGCAGTCAGATTCACTGAGTGTTTTCTCTGAATCAGGCACTGCTTTGGGCACTTTAAGTGcaataacatctttttaatttaatataactTCATGGGGTGggattttgaattatttataaatgaaCAAACGGACCATCAGAGGTGAAGTGGCTTGTCTAAGGTCAAAAGCAGCAAGGAGCTGAACCTAGATTCAAAGCCAGGCGGTCTGGTGCCACAATCCGCCCCCTTAACCACCCCATTTCCAGACCTTGGCATAGTATGACTTTGCGCTGTTCTCTCCTACCTCTACCTCTCCCCATGTCTATTAGGTGATTTTTGTGTAGGGGGAGAAGTTTCGTGGGTGGAAGGCTCAGTGCCCATTTCTGCTcacccttctccctcccaccccgccctccTGGGAACTCACCCCCTCCTTTCCCTGGCTGGCCATGTGCTTCCTTCCCGTTCATGACCATCAATGAGACGCTAGGAAGATGAGGGGGTCCTGCCCTGTCTTcacctccctttgccccttctcccTCGGTTCCTGGAGCTTGCTGCCAGAAGGGAAGGTTCCTTTAAGCCATGTGAGGCAATTAAGTGAAAACAGAATTTGTTTGCCATTTCCTCAGTTCCTCTGGAGCTGAAAGGAAACCCAGCCAAGGGGCTCAGAGGCCAAGTTGACTGTCCACAGGTCCTGCTGGAAAATGCACCGGGGCAGATTCAGGTCACAGTGGTTAAGAGCAGAGGAGCAAAAAGAATAgtgaaataaaatagtaataataaccgGCGTCATTTATGGCGCAGCTCCCCTGTGCAAAGACTTTTAGTCTCTCAACTCATCTTTGTAACAACCCCAACAGCGAACCAGCAGTGTCTCATACAACGATGAAGGACAGCCCCCAAGGAGTCAGGGTCATTAGGAAGACTAGGGAAGCACATTCCCTTCCTTACGCTTTCCTGGCGCCCACGGCCTCTGCTAAGTCCTAACTCCTTCTCATGTCCTTCCAGGCCCTACCTGAGCTGGGGGCCCCAGCCCAGCTCCTCAgtcacttcccctcccccaactctgtccccacttcccctccccctcaacCCCCCCCCACTTGTTCCCAGCACACACCATCCATTTTcatgtccctctgccctcccctgcacccCCTGTCCCACCCCCCAGGCCCACTCCTGCTCCCCAGTCCCAGCTCGTGGTCACCTCCCCCAAGGGCCTGGAGTTTTACATCTCTGTTCTCTGGCATCCCCCGCCCTCTGTTGGGGTCACTGCCTTTCCCTGTGCTTTGTCTCTCAGTCTCCTGGTTTGGGTACAAAGGAccgcccccacctccacccccactgcCTAGCTCCAGGGCCGTGTCCCTGACCCAGATCTGGCCAACCAGCAGGTTCCCAGGCCCTGGGAAGCGATGAAAGCCACGTGGCTGACTTTGGGTCAGTGTGTTTGCTCACCAAAGGCACTAAGCTGGTAGTTTACCTGCCTGGAGCCGCTTggggccatcttctccctggggGGTCCCTGACAACACTGTCCGAGCCCCAGCGCCTGAATCCATGAACTTCTCAGTGACTAAGAAATATCCCTTTTTCCTTTGGtcctagttttttcttttcttttctctctcctcttctctcctcttccctcccctcccttcctctcccctcctcttctctctttttttgcttaAGGCAAACCAGGGGCGGCCCTGGCTAATTCCTCCAAGCCACACTTTTCCCATCTCACCAACTCTGCCTCCCCCCTTCACTGGCTGCTGACAGCATCTCAAGTTTGTTGCCGTGTCTCCCTCATTAAACCGGGCGGGGCAGCGATGGAGACTTCCTGCCTGTGCCTCCTGGGCCCCAGCCCTGTCCTGATGCCCCAGAGGGGCTCGGTAAGGTTTCCGCCTCATGAACCGAGGACTGAGTTGGGGGACTAGGGAGGTGTCAGCAGGTGGCCTCCCAGGGGCCATGTCAGATACACTTGAACCTGGCAGAATGCTGTGTGACCGCCCCAGGGGTCCTGTGAAAGCCTGAGTCATTCTGTGCCGAGCCCCTGGGGGTCCCACTTCAGTCTGGAAAGACCCGAAGTCCTTAGAGTGGCCTTCAAGGCTCTGCGGGCCCTGCCTGCGtgccaccccccttctctctccctctctctctctctctccctctctctcctctgccctgccGCCTTCCTTGCTGTTCCTCCTCATTCCTGTCTGACTCAACTCTAGGCCTGTCACCAGCTGTCACCTCTGCCAGGAgagccctccccctccactccttctctctttccctctgctcttggcTCAAACATCACCTTCTAGGGAGGCCTTCTCTGGCCTAAAAAGACCAACCTCCCCATCCACCCAGCACTTCTAATGCCCATCCCCTGCTGGTTTTCCTCCAAGGTACTTCTCACGTCTGAAAGAACTATatgtttcacatatttttttttaaagattttatttatttatttgacagagagacatcacaagtaggcagagaggcaggcagagagagaggaggaagcaggctccccgctgagcgga comes from Neovison vison isolate M4711 chromosome 8, ASM_NN_V1, whole genome shotgun sequence and encodes:
- the SLC2A10 gene encoding solute carrier family 2, facilitated glucose transporter member 10 — translated: MGRPQLLLPLCASVSLLGGLTFGYELAVISGALLPLQLDFGLSCLEQELLVGSLLLGALLASLVGGVLIDRYGRKQAILGSNGVLLAGSVSLGLAGSLAWLVLGRLVAGFAISLSSMACCIYVAELVGPRQRGVLVSLYEAGITLGILLSYALNYALAGVPGGWRHMFGWAVAPALLQSLSLSCLPAGTTEAAPCRDLIPLQGSEAPKLARPSYSLLDLFRARDNMRGRTVVGLGLVIFQQLTGQPNVLCYASTVFHSVGFRGASSAVLASVGLGAVKVVATLMALGLVDRAGRRALLLAGCALMALSVSGIGLVSLAVPMDSGPGCLAVPNASGPSGLPGDSSLPRRPVTPHPPPTTRQKPGEPGLPASKKIKTPTAPPWPVLGTATPTPPSAPERAALHWAALVCMMVFVSAFSFGFGPVTWLVLSEIYPVEIRGRAFAFCNSFNWATNLLVSLSFLDLIGAIGLSWTFLLYGLTAVLGLGFIYAFVPETKGQSLAEIDQQFQKRRFALSFGPRRRSARIPYTRIEVSAAS